One genomic segment of Gemmatimonadaceae bacterium includes these proteins:
- a CDS encoding Rrf2 family transcriptional regulator, producing the protein MRLTRFTDNALRALVFLALDPDDIPTVGEVARKMGMSEDHLLKVVQRLSQLGYVKTIRGRNGGMRLAKPAAEIVVGEVVRRTEDNMSLVPCFDPTEINCPISAACGLAPALDSALQAFLTTLDRFTIQDLLGKRSELRQLAQFPDDEVLATEGAR; encoded by the coding sequence ATGCGCCTCACCCGCTTCACCGACAACGCTTTGAGGGCGCTCGTCTTCCTGGCGCTCGATCCGGACGATATTCCGACGGTCGGCGAGGTTGCCCGGAAGATGGGGATGTCCGAGGATCATCTCCTGAAGGTCGTGCAGCGGCTGTCGCAGCTCGGCTACGTCAAGACCATCCGCGGCCGCAACGGCGGGATGCGTCTCGCCAAACCAGCGGCAGAGATCGTCGTGGGGGAGGTCGTGCGGCGTACGGAAGATAACATGTCGCTCGTCCCCTGCTTCGATCCCACCGAAATCAACTGCCCCATCTCCGCCGCGTGCGGTCTCGCCCCGGCGCTCGACTCGGCGCTGCAGGCGTTCCTCACCACGCTCGACCGCTTCACCATCCAGGATCTCCTCGGCAAGCGATCCGAGCTGCGCCAGCTCGCCCAGTTCCCGGACGACGAAGTACTCGCGACCGAGGGCGCCCGGTAA
- a CDS encoding glycosyltransferase family 4 protein, translated as MKLLVLNCHEAWIHQLGVLRAELDIVVGLPGRYTRGWDDHMRPLPALARLVTLDDVRCGTVQYDCVVNHNITDLLDTKFVDAPKLLVLHDTLEGRMAQQDADFDARDMRAVLNTYLASVGGHAVAISRSKAKSWGVTHVVVQNSADPEAYLPHVGDVACGLRVANHVTSKRVFLAWDFHEEAMAGLPLRIVGHNPELPGVAPADDWDHLKRMLASHRFLVHTADPRYEDGYNMAVLEAMAAGMPVLTNRHPTGIIEHGVTGFVAETPFEMHAHAERLLADEALAHELGANGKRYIERHFSPDRFRVEFGKAIQEARKKWARRRGKSMAR; from the coding sequence GTGAAACTCCTCGTTCTCAATTGCCACGAGGCCTGGATCCACCAGCTGGGTGTGCTCCGGGCCGAGCTCGATATCGTCGTCGGTCTGCCGGGGCGCTACACGCGCGGGTGGGATGATCACATGCGCCCGCTTCCCGCGCTCGCGCGCCTGGTCACGCTCGATGACGTGCGCTGCGGCACGGTGCAGTACGACTGCGTCGTGAACCACAACATCACCGACCTGCTCGACACCAAGTTCGTCGATGCGCCCAAGCTCCTCGTCCTGCACGACACGCTCGAGGGACGCATGGCGCAGCAGGACGCCGACTTCGACGCGCGCGACATGCGCGCCGTGCTCAACACCTACCTGGCATCCGTGGGCGGACACGCCGTCGCCATCTCGCGCTCCAAGGCCAAGTCGTGGGGGGTGACGCACGTCGTCGTGCAGAACAGCGCCGATCCCGAGGCGTATCTCCCGCACGTGGGCGACGTGGCGTGCGGGCTGCGCGTGGCCAATCACGTGACCTCCAAGCGCGTCTTCCTGGCGTGGGACTTCCACGAGGAGGCCATGGCCGGCCTCCCTCTGCGCATCGTTGGTCACAACCCCGAGCTTCCGGGCGTGGCGCCGGCCGACGATTGGGATCACCTCAAGCGCATGCTGGCCTCGCATCGCTTCCTGGTCCATACCGCCGACCCGCGCTACGAGGACGGCTACAACATGGCGGTGCTCGAGGCCATGGCGGCCGGAATGCCGGTGCTGACCAACCGTCACCCGACCGGCATCATCGAACATGGCGTGACCGGCTTCGTGGCCGAGACGCCCTTCGAGATGCACGCCCACGCCGAGCGCCTGCTGGCCGACGAAGCGCTGGCCCACGAGCTGGGCGCCAACGGCAAGCGCTACATCGAACGCCACTTCTCTCCCGACCGATTCCGCGTGGAGTTCGGGAAGGCAATCCAGGAGGCAAGGAAGAAGTGGGCGCGCCGGAGGGGGAAGTCGATGGCGCGGTAG
- a CDS encoding alpha/beta fold hydrolase yields MRALLSVLCTLALATPALHAQPKPGDFTLPEYRFASGEVLPNVRLHYLTLGTPRRDATGKVANAVMILHGTGGTGSQFLGQGFAGELYGKGQPLDTTRFFIVLPDNIGHGQSSKPSDGLHMKFPHYGYTDMVNLQRLLLSQALGVERPFMIMGTSMGCMHAWVWGTLYPDAPRALVPLACVPTQIAGRNRMMRRMIMDAVMQDPEWKGGEYTSPPRGLRSALGMLFMMSSAPLVQQRQAPTRDVADSVIRAYLDARMKVTDANDMLYQFDASRDYDPSPLLDRVVAPVLHINSADDQVNPPELRLAEPLIARVKSARFVMIPISDRTRGHGTHTMPVIWGDELRRFMATLPPVDGGR; encoded by the coding sequence ATGCGCGCGCTCCTCTCCGTCCTCTGCACCCTCGCTCTCGCGACCCCGGCTCTCCACGCCCAGCCCAAGCCGGGTGACTTCACCCTCCCCGAGTACCGCTTCGCCTCCGGCGAGGTGCTGCCGAACGTCCGCCTCCACTACCTCACGTTAGGCACGCCGCGGCGCGATGCCACGGGGAAGGTTGCCAATGCGGTGATGATCCTCCATGGCACCGGGGGGACGGGGTCGCAGTTCCTGGGGCAGGGCTTCGCCGGGGAGCTGTACGGGAAGGGGCAGCCGCTCGATACCACGCGCTTCTTCATCGTCCTCCCCGACAACATCGGCCACGGACAGTCCAGCAAGCCGAGTGACGGGCTGCACATGAAGTTCCCGCACTACGGCTACACCGACATGGTCAACCTGCAGCGCCTCCTCCTGTCGCAGGCGCTGGGCGTCGAACGGCCGTTCATGATCATGGGGACGTCGATGGGATGCATGCACGCCTGGGTGTGGGGGACGCTGTACCCCGATGCCCCGCGCGCGCTCGTCCCGCTGGCCTGCGTCCCCACGCAGATTGCCGGACGGAATCGCATGATGCGGCGCATGATCATGGACGCGGTCATGCAGGACCCCGAGTGGAAGGGGGGCGAGTACACCTCGCCGCCGCGCGGGCTGCGCTCCGCACTCGGCATGCTCTTCATGATGTCGTCGGCGCCGCTGGTGCAGCAGCGGCAGGCCCCCACGCGCGACGTGGCCGACTCGGTGATCCGCGCCTATCTCGATGCGCGCATGAAGGTCACCGACGCCAACGACATGCTCTACCAGTTCGATGCATCTCGCGACTACGACCCGTCGCCGCTTCTCGACCGCGTGGTGGCCCCCGTGCTGCACATCAACTCGGCCGACGACCAGGTCAATCCCCCGGAACTCAGGCTCGCCGAGCCGCTCATTGCCCGCGTGAAGAGCGCGCGCTTCGTGATGATCCCCATCAGCGACCGCACGCGCGGGCACGGGACGCACACCATGCCTGTCATCTGGGGCGACGAGCTGCGTCGCTTCATGGCGACGCTCCCGCCAGTGGACGGGGGGCGGTAG
- the lspA gene encoding signal peptidase II: protein MNAKNRWFWSLAATVLVCDVVTKRIAEQALQPRHVPHEIVGDVLRFTLTYNRGAAFSMSLGDYSRWGFAIMAVIVLTVLWRTLATAPDTDRWQGAAIGLVSGGALGNLVDRLRHAEGVVDFIDMGIGDTRFWTYNVADMGVTFGAIMLIITMLQAPKEPAPSERLL, encoded by the coding sequence GTGAACGCGAAGAACCGTTGGTTCTGGTCACTTGCCGCCACCGTCCTGGTGTGCGACGTGGTGACCAAGCGGATCGCGGAGCAGGCGTTGCAGCCGCGGCACGTCCCCCACGAGATCGTGGGGGACGTGTTGCGTTTCACGCTGACCTACAACCGCGGTGCAGCCTTCAGCATGTCGCTGGGCGACTACTCGCGCTGGGGCTTCGCCATCATGGCGGTGATCGTCCTCACGGTGCTGTGGCGCACGCTGGCCACCGCGCCCGACACCGACCGATGGCAGGGGGCCGCCATCGGCCTCGTCTCGGGCGGGGCGCTGGGGAACCTGGTCGATCGCCTGCGGCACGCCGAGGGGGTGGTGGACTTCATCGACATGGGGATCGGCGACACGCGGTTCTGGACCTACAACGTGGCCGACATGGGCGTCACCTTCGGCGCCATCATGCTCATCATCACGATGCTCCAGGCTCCCAAGGAGCCGGCGCCCAGCGAAAGGCTCCTCTGA
- a CDS encoding thioredoxin family protein, whose translation MLLLPFVHAALVATSCVASAPASPAPHNSAAATAAISGAAIPDSTYRRLFESGVTMDAFLAAARQRKEQWAANYARGAVPDAVLTAARSAPGPWKLLVVAVDGCSDSVNTVPYIARLAEQVMGVELRIIDSAAGRVVMDAHRTPDGRGATPTVVLLDATFRERGCFIERPAELRDWILGNKGKQADKDIMDHKMTWYDTDAGQRTVAEVAELIAAAGRGEVKC comes from the coding sequence ATGCTGTTGCTCCCCTTCGTGCACGCCGCGCTGGTGGCGACGTCGTGCGTGGCGTCGGCGCCTGCGTCGCCGGCGCCACACAACTCGGCAGCTGCAACCGCGGCGATCTCCGGCGCGGCGATCCCCGACTCCACCTATCGTCGCCTGTTCGAGTCCGGCGTGACGATGGACGCCTTTTTGGCGGCGGCCAGGCAGCGCAAGGAGCAGTGGGCCGCCAACTACGCGCGCGGTGCGGTGCCCGACGCCGTCCTCACCGCGGCACGATCTGCTCCCGGGCCGTGGAAGCTCCTCGTAGTCGCCGTCGACGGGTGTTCCGACTCGGTCAACACGGTGCCATACATCGCGCGGCTGGCGGAGCAGGTCATGGGCGTGGAGCTGCGCATCATCGACAGCGCCGCGGGGCGCGTGGTCATGGACGCGCACCGCACCCCCGACGGCCGCGGCGCCACGCCGACCGTCGTCCTCCTCGACGCCACGTTCAGGGAGCGCGGCTGCTTCATCGAGCGCCCCGCCGAGCTGCGCGATTGGATTTTGGGCAACAAGGGAAAGCAGGCGGACAAGGACATCATGGACCACAAGATGACCTGGTACGACACGGACGCCGGCCAGCGGACGGTGGCCGAGGTGGCCGAGCTGATTGCGGCTGCCGGGCGTGGCGAGGTGAAGTGCTGA
- a CDS encoding amidohydrolase, producing MRLTTAALLAFPALLSAQATSKLDAEVDKRAHALETKVVAWRRDVHQHPELGNREFRTSKLVAEHLQKLGLEVKTGVAKTGVVGILRGGKPGPVVALRADMDALPVAEEVDLPFKSTVRSTYNGQEVGVMHACGHDNHVAILMGVAELLSGMKQEVQGTVVFVFQPAEEGAPAGERGGAEVMLEEGIFDNPRVDAVFGLHVFPFETGKIVYRSGGLMASGDTYKVVIHGRQTHGALPWNGVDPITIASQIITSAQSIVSRQVDLTLTPAIVTVGYIRGGVRVNIIPDSVEFGGTIRTFDETTRDSIRTKFTRLITSMAEANGATAKITFDRGTPVTYNDPPLTEKMAPSLRRALGAGQVEVGRQTTTSEDYSLYQKKVPGVFYFLGVTPKGTDPAKVAPNHSPRFFADEAALVPGMKALATLALDYLAMGAKPRM from the coding sequence ATGCGCCTAACGACCGCCGCCCTCCTCGCCTTCCCCGCCCTCCTCTCCGCCCAGGCGACCTCGAAGCTCGACGCCGAAGTCGACAAGCGCGCGCACGCGCTCGAAACCAAGGTCGTCGCCTGGCGACGCGACGTTCACCAGCACCCCGAACTCGGCAACCGCGAGTTCCGCACCTCCAAGCTGGTTGCCGAGCACCTGCAGAAGCTCGGCCTCGAGGTGAAGACGGGGGTCGCGAAGACGGGTGTGGTGGGGATACTGCGCGGCGGGAAGCCCGGTCCAGTCGTCGCGCTGCGCGCCGACATGGATGCGCTCCCCGTGGCTGAGGAAGTCGACCTCCCGTTCAAGTCGACCGTGCGCTCGACCTACAACGGGCAGGAGGTGGGCGTCATGCACGCCTGCGGGCACGACAACCACGTCGCGATCCTCATGGGCGTCGCCGAGCTGCTGAGCGGGATGAAGCAGGAGGTGCAAGGGACGGTCGTGTTTGTCTTCCAGCCAGCGGAGGAAGGAGCACCAGCCGGCGAGCGCGGCGGGGCGGAGGTGATGCTGGAAGAGGGGATCTTCGACAATCCCAGGGTCGACGCCGTCTTCGGGCTGCACGTCTTCCCGTTCGAGACGGGGAAGATCGTCTACCGCAGCGGCGGGCTCATGGCGTCGGGCGACACGTACAAGGTCGTGATCCACGGGCGGCAGACACATGGCGCCCTCCCCTGGAACGGCGTCGACCCGATCACGATCGCCTCGCAGATCATCACCTCGGCGCAATCGATCGTTAGTCGCCAGGTCGACCTCACGCTGACGCCGGCGATCGTGACCGTGGGCTACATCCGCGGCGGCGTGCGCGTGAACATCATTCCCGACTCGGTGGAGTTTGGCGGGACGATTCGCACCTTCGACGAAACCACACGCGACTCGATCCGCACCAAGTTCACGCGCCTCATCACGAGCATGGCCGAGGCGAATGGGGCGACGGCGAAGATCACGTTCGATCGCGGGACGCCCGTCACCTACAACGACCCGCCGCTGACCGAGAAAATGGCGCCCTCGCTGCGGCGCGCGTTAGGCGCCGGCCAGGTCGAGGTGGGGCGGCAGACGACGACCTCCGAGGACTACTCGCTCTACCAGAAGAAGGTCCCCGGCGTCTTCTACTTCCTGGGCGTCACGCCCAAGGGGACCGACCCGGCCAAGGTCGCGCCCAACCACTCGCCCCGCTTCTTTGCCGACGAAGCGGCGCTCGTACCGGGGATGAAGGCGCTCGCGACGCTGGCGCTCGACTACCTGGCGATGGGGGCGAAGCCCAGGATGTAG